From Anopheles coluzzii chromosome 3, AcolN3, whole genome shotgun sequence, the proteins below share one genomic window:
- the LOC120958946 gene encoding carotenoid isomerooxygenase isoform X2 translates to MFDRALQRREPAMNCDWCELTAPHDIHRAHVLRLHPGLWSPSPGARDCGQQTDCGQRPDNTHCALRLTRATLPPSQLEQEAATETSVSEVSSVVDSEAELEVDEEPATEPTKAAKDTTQPKDDMYPNCDVNVWLRSCEQEIVEPIEGKVQGTVPEWLNGSLLRNGPGSLKVGDMMFNHLFDSSALLHRFNIDNGKITYQCRFLKSDAYKKNNAARRIVVTEFGTSAVPDPCQTIFQKIAAVFNKPGVNNSDNAMISIYPFGDEFFAFTESPIIHRIDPETLDTEAKLNVSDYVGIVNHTSHPHVMSDGTVYNLGCSITKTGPAYTIICFPHGPGMFENARIVASVPARWKFHPGYMHTFGITENYFVIVEQPLSVSVPTMVVSQIRNRPMAAALKWFESQQTYIYLLDRDTGELRHTFHTEPFFYLHIINQYEREGHVVLDICCYKDPAMLNCMYVDTMRNMQNNPDYAKMFRGRPLRFVLPLNCGTERAKGRPAAGPKGSSAAADASWSDMWQNLGSFSAGDSTDSGLVLQNLVQIEDSKATAYVMPNRTIFCKPELLCDLGCETPRIYYERHLGRPYRYFYAISSDVDASNPGTLIKVDVVTKGKLTWCEENVYPSEPIFVPAPDPQSEDDGVVLAAMVWGREEQNRAGLLVLDAKSFTELGRCEFVTPGPVPKCLHGWFQPTATTKGD, encoded by the exons ATGTTTGACCGTGCCCTTCAACGGCGTGAACCCGCAATGAACTGTGATTGGTGTGAATTAACGGCACCCCACGACATACACAGAGCGCACGTTTTGCGTTTACATCCCGGATTGTGGTCGCCATCGCCCGGAGCGAGGGACTGTGGCCAACAAACCGACTGTGGCCAACGACCAGACAACACTCATTGTGCGCTGCGACTGACCAGGGCAACTCTTCCTCCTAGCCAG CTCGAGCAAGAGGCCGCAACCGAAACAAGCGTCTCGGAAGTGTCGAGCGTGGTCGATTCCGAGGCCGAACTGGAAGTGGACGAAGAGCCGGCAACGGAGCCAACGAAAGCAGCGAAGGACACCACCCAGCCGAAGGACGACATGTACCCGAACTGTGACGTGAACGTGTGGTTGCGTTCCTGCGAGCAGGAGATCGTGGAACCGATCGAGGGCAAGGTGCAGGGCACGGTCCCCGAGTGGTTAAACGGGAGTCTGCTGCGCAACGGCCCCGGCAGTCTAAAGGTGGGCGACATGATGTTTAACCACCTGTTCGATAGTTCGGCACTGCTGCACAG GTTCAACATTGATAATGGGAAGATCACGTACCAGTGTCGGTTCCTAAAGTCGGACGCGTACAAGAAGAACAACGCAGCTCGACGCATCGTGGTGACTGAATTCGGGACCAGTGCCGTACCCGATCCGTGTCAAACGATCTTCCAAAA AATTGCAGCCGTGTTCAACAAACCGGGCGTCAACAACTCGGACAACGCGATGATCTCGATCTACCCGTTCGGGGACGAGTTTTTCGCGTTCACCGAAAGCCCCATCATCCACCGGATCGATCCGGAAACGCTCGACACGGAGGCGAAGCTGAATGTGTCCGACTACGTCGGTATCGTCAACCACACCTCCCATCCGCACGTCATGTCCGACGGGACGGTGTACAATTTGGGCTGTTCGATCACTAAAACGGGCCCGGCCTACACCATCATCTGCTTCCCCCACGGGCCGGGAATGTTTGAGAATGCGCGCATTGTCGCCTCGGTCCCGGCACGCTGGAAGTTCCACCCGGGGTACATGCACACGTTCGGCATTACGGAGAACTACTTCGTGATTGTGGAGCAACCGCTCAGCGTGTCCGTGCCGACGATGGTGGTAAGCCAGATCCGGAACCGGCCGATGGCGGCCGCCCTCAAGTGGTTCGAAAGCCAGCAGACGTACATCTACCTGCTGGATCGGGATACGGGCGAGCTGCGGCACACGTTCCACACGGAACCGTTCTTCTACCTGCACATCATCAACCAGTACGAGCGGGAGGGCCACGTCGTGCTGGACATCTGCTGCTACAAGGATCCGGCCATGCTGAACTGCATGTACGTCGACACGATGCGCAACATGCAGAACAATCCGGACTACGCGAAGATGTTCCGCGGCCGACCGTTGCGGTTCGTGCTGCCGCTCAACTGCGGCACGGAGCGGGCGAAGGGCCGTCCAGCCGCGGGTCCGAAAGGGTCGTCAGCCGCCGCCGACGCCTCCTGGTCGGATATGTGGCAAAATTTGGGCTCCTTTTCGGCGGGCGATTCCACCGACAGTGGGCTGGTGCTGCAGAATCTGGTGCAGATCGAAGACTCGAAAGCGACCGCGTACGTGATGCCAAACAGGACGATCTTCTGCAAGCCGGAGCTGCTGTGCGATTTGGGCTGCGAGACGCCCCGCATCTACTACGAGCGCCATCTCGGCCGACCGTACCGGTACTTCTACGCCATCAGCTCGGACGTGGACGCCAGCAACCCGGGCACGCTGATCAAGGTGGACGTGGTGACGAAGGGCAAGCTGACCTGGTGCGAGGAGAACGTGTACCCGAGCGAGCCGATCTTTGTGCCCGCGCCCGACCCGCAGTCCGAGGACGATGGGGTCGTGCTGGCGGCCATGGTGTGGGGCCGCGAGGAACAGAACCGGGCCGGGCTGCTCGTGCTCGATGCGAAGAGCTTCACCGAGCTCGGCCGGTGCGAGTTTGTGACGCCCGGTCCCGTGCCAAAGTGTCTGCACGGTTGGTTCCAGCCGACGGCCACCACCAAGGGAGACTAA
- the LOC120958946 gene encoding carotenoid isomerooxygenase isoform X1: MDVTVEDFCEETNFPEESPCPSPFEPAKQLLNIGFLQINGRFTPHSGPSSVCSTRSCSLAATPVPPDATDATEEQEEHRHGEPGGQEENPKPRKWSLPHLPTEATKFELSGRATPVFTWNPMPTSSNVIYALSDKNQQIVFSQLEQEAATETSVSEVSSVVDSEAELEVDEEPATEPTKAAKDTTQPKDDMYPNCDVNVWLRSCEQEIVEPIEGKVQGTVPEWLNGSLLRNGPGSLKVGDMMFNHLFDSSALLHRFNIDNGKITYQCRFLKSDAYKKNNAARRIVVTEFGTSAVPDPCQTIFQKIAAVFNKPGVNNSDNAMISIYPFGDEFFAFTESPIIHRIDPETLDTEAKLNVSDYVGIVNHTSHPHVMSDGTVYNLGCSITKTGPAYTIICFPHGPGMFENARIVASVPARWKFHPGYMHTFGITENYFVIVEQPLSVSVPTMVVSQIRNRPMAAALKWFESQQTYIYLLDRDTGELRHTFHTEPFFYLHIINQYEREGHVVLDICCYKDPAMLNCMYVDTMRNMQNNPDYAKMFRGRPLRFVLPLNCGTERAKGRPAAGPKGSSAAADASWSDMWQNLGSFSAGDSTDSGLVLQNLVQIEDSKATAYVMPNRTIFCKPELLCDLGCETPRIYYERHLGRPYRYFYAISSDVDASNPGTLIKVDVVTKGKLTWCEENVYPSEPIFVPAPDPQSEDDGVVLAAMVWGREEQNRAGLLVLDAKSFTELGRCEFVTPGPVPKCLHGWFQPTATTKGD, encoded by the exons ATGGACGTTACCGTGGAAGACTTTTGCGAGGAAACCAACTTTCCCGAGGAGTCGCCCTGTCCGAGCCCGTTCGAGCCGGCCAAGCAGCTGCTCAACATTGGCTTCCTGCAGATCAATGGGCGCTTTACGCCCCACTCCGGCCCATCGTCCGTGTGTTCGACGCGTAGCTGCAGCCTGGCGGCCACTCCCGTACCACCGGACGCAACGGACGCAACGGAGGAACAGGAAGAGCACCGGCACGGTGAACCGGGCGGGCAGGAGGAGAACCCGAAGCCTCGCAAATGGTCCCTGCCCCATCTGCCGACGGAGGCGACCAAGTTCGAGCTGAGTGGGCGGGCGACGCCCGTCTTCACCTGGAACCCGATGCCCACGTCCAGCAATGTGATTTACGCGCTGAGCGACAAAAACCAGCAGATCGTCTTCTCCCAG CTCGAGCAAGAGGCCGCAACCGAAACAAGCGTCTCGGAAGTGTCGAGCGTGGTCGATTCCGAGGCCGAACTGGAAGTGGACGAAGAGCCGGCAACGGAGCCAACGAAAGCAGCGAAGGACACCACCCAGCCGAAGGACGACATGTACCCGAACTGTGACGTGAACGTGTGGTTGCGTTCCTGCGAGCAGGAGATCGTGGAACCGATCGAGGGCAAGGTGCAGGGCACGGTCCCCGAGTGGTTAAACGGGAGTCTGCTGCGCAACGGCCCCGGCAGTCTAAAGGTGGGCGACATGATGTTTAACCACCTGTTCGATAGTTCGGCACTGCTGCACAG GTTCAACATTGATAATGGGAAGATCACGTACCAGTGTCGGTTCCTAAAGTCGGACGCGTACAAGAAGAACAACGCAGCTCGACGCATCGTGGTGACTGAATTCGGGACCAGTGCCGTACCCGATCCGTGTCAAACGATCTTCCAAAA AATTGCAGCCGTGTTCAACAAACCGGGCGTCAACAACTCGGACAACGCGATGATCTCGATCTACCCGTTCGGGGACGAGTTTTTCGCGTTCACCGAAAGCCCCATCATCCACCGGATCGATCCGGAAACGCTCGACACGGAGGCGAAGCTGAATGTGTCCGACTACGTCGGTATCGTCAACCACACCTCCCATCCGCACGTCATGTCCGACGGGACGGTGTACAATTTGGGCTGTTCGATCACTAAAACGGGCCCGGCCTACACCATCATCTGCTTCCCCCACGGGCCGGGAATGTTTGAGAATGCGCGCATTGTCGCCTCGGTCCCGGCACGCTGGAAGTTCCACCCGGGGTACATGCACACGTTCGGCATTACGGAGAACTACTTCGTGATTGTGGAGCAACCGCTCAGCGTGTCCGTGCCGACGATGGTGGTAAGCCAGATCCGGAACCGGCCGATGGCGGCCGCCCTCAAGTGGTTCGAAAGCCAGCAGACGTACATCTACCTGCTGGATCGGGATACGGGCGAGCTGCGGCACACGTTCCACACGGAACCGTTCTTCTACCTGCACATCATCAACCAGTACGAGCGGGAGGGCCACGTCGTGCTGGACATCTGCTGCTACAAGGATCCGGCCATGCTGAACTGCATGTACGTCGACACGATGCGCAACATGCAGAACAATCCGGACTACGCGAAGATGTTCCGCGGCCGACCGTTGCGGTTCGTGCTGCCGCTCAACTGCGGCACGGAGCGGGCGAAGGGCCGTCCAGCCGCGGGTCCGAAAGGGTCGTCAGCCGCCGCCGACGCCTCCTGGTCGGATATGTGGCAAAATTTGGGCTCCTTTTCGGCGGGCGATTCCACCGACAGTGGGCTGGTGCTGCAGAATCTGGTGCAGATCGAAGACTCGAAAGCGACCGCGTACGTGATGCCAAACAGGACGATCTTCTGCAAGCCGGAGCTGCTGTGCGATTTGGGCTGCGAGACGCCCCGCATCTACTACGAGCGCCATCTCGGCCGACCGTACCGGTACTTCTACGCCATCAGCTCGGACGTGGACGCCAGCAACCCGGGCACGCTGATCAAGGTGGACGTGGTGACGAAGGGCAAGCTGACCTGGTGCGAGGAGAACGTGTACCCGAGCGAGCCGATCTTTGTGCCCGCGCCCGACCCGCAGTCCGAGGACGATGGGGTCGTGCTGGCGGCCATGGTGTGGGGCCGCGAGGAACAGAACCGGGCCGGGCTGCTCGTGCTCGATGCGAAGAGCTTCACCGAGCTCGGCCGGTGCGAGTTTGTGACGCCCGGTCCCGTGCCAAAGTGTCTGCACGGTTGGTTCCAGCCGACGGCCACCACCAAGGGAGACTAA
- the LOC120958957 gene encoding uncharacterized protein LOC120958957 — MARSTAWLLVAGCVVLLGAQCQGAGDFGLSYSVPGFEPSFRGGIGSGLVAVVKANASLLKYEANLDRSGATTVLYEVATNLTSPLNKVLGHVAASFGANGSDAFRTLTDELQATVQPTILALEQAANKLRTLEGVVRPNVFSAFVANVSTIALELETLAASWPTFAETVQMARSSEAPYGAGNISSLITPTIVKSVTAPVQQINSALANIAAAYGAVAKDRTTIIGYEASTNTSVQNAQQDLASSVTIANRTFADTAHQMEQQCNGTVRQVRDGYTALLGRLNDETSGAKVRSFLEQLEAQGLAHNQRTRELLHELATQYTESVTSAGDAIGKGLFVGTAALIDEATASDSSNAERCLQRYIGDFRQGSYAPTRLSVCYQMDARTIGYFSSANTAFLEQWRNGAVYGNQAQSVCTQGSANCTAEYVGQLEGIVMQNQARMNAFDTFLGEEMVALRERYDLCTRAVRADVEHLVEATTEKYRNCLVTGR, encoded by the exons ATGGCACGCTCGACTGCttggttgctggtagctgggtgtgttgtgttgcttgGCGCACAGTGCCAAGGGGCTGGCGACTTTGGACTTTCTTACAGTGTGCCCGGATTTGAGCCGAGCTTCCGGGGCGGTATCGGATCGGGGCTAGTGGCCGTCGTAAAGGCAAACGCCAGTCTGCTCAAGTACGAAGCGAACCTTGACCGTAGCGGCGCCACGACGGTATTGTACGAGGTGGCGACGAACCTCACCAGCCCACTGAACAAAGTGTTGGGCCACGTGGCAGCGAGCTTTGGAGCGAACGGTAGCGATGCGTTCCGGACGTTGACCGACGAGCTGCAGGCCACTGTGCAGCCAACGATTTTGGCGCTGGAGCAAGCGGCCAACAAGCTCCGGACGCTGGAGGGAGTCGTACGCCCGAACGTGTTCAGTGCGTTCGTCGCCAACGTGAGCACGATTGCGCTGGAGCTGGAAACACTGGCTGCGAGCTGGCCAACGTTTGCCGAAACGGTTCAAATGGCCCGGTCGTCCGAAGCTCCGTACGGTGCTGGTAACATCTCGTCGCTCATCACGCCAACTATCGTAAAGTCGGTGACCGCTCCGGTACAGCAAATCAATTCCGCTCTGGCCAATATTGCGGCGGCGTACGGTGCCGTTGCCAAGGAtcgcaccaccatcatcggGTACGAAGCGTCCACCAACACCAGCGTCCAGAACGCGCAGCAGGATCTGGCGAGTAGCGTGACGATCGCGAACCGAACGTTCGCCGATACCGCCCACCAGATGGAGCAGCAGTGCAATGGAACAGTGCGTCAGGTGCGTGACGGTTACACCGCCCTGCTCGGGCGGCTTAACGATGAGACGTCCGGGGCGAAGGTGCGCAGCTTCCTGGAGCAGCTGGAAGCGCAAGGCTTGGCGCACAATCAGCGCACCCGAGAGTTGCTGCACGAACTGGCCACCCAGTACACGGAGTCGGTTACGTCCGCAGGCGATGCGATTGGGAAGGGCCTATttgtcggcacggctgcccttATCGATGAGGCAACGGCCAGCGACAGTAGCAATGCCGAACGGTGCCTTCAGCGCTACATCGGTGACTTCCGGCAGGGATCGTACGCACCGACACGGCTCTCCGTCTGCTACCAGATGGACGCACGCACGATCGGATACTTCTCGTCCGCCAATACCGCTTTCCTCGAGCAGTGGCGCAATGGAGCGGTGTACGGCAATCAGGCACAGTCGGTCTGCACGCAGGGTTCGGCCAACTGTACGGCGGAG TACGTAGGACAGCTAGAAGGCATTGTCATGCAGAATCAAGCCCGGATGAACGCGTTCGATACCTTCCTCGGTGAGGAGATGGTTGCCTTGCGCGAACGGTACGACCTTTGCACGCGAGCCGTTCGAGCGGATGTGGAGCATTTGGTGGAAGCGACGACCGAAAAGTACCGAAACTGTCTCGTAACTGGCAGATAG
- the LOC120958951 gene encoding uncharacterized protein LOC120958951, whose translation MPLLRTHNMLHPRRSCAFKAILFCWLFLGVGRADPLPDFAINAVISGSSTVSSIALETKAFFVDVAGPTVLLQSGYTRIERALAALTSIAGQLSTTGVTLTQAISTMSLNKNGPIATYFDPISAAITKLQRLITTDLTGQLTNLTAEIDHYVKDNFLDSFKALGPTLVTLSQAVTNLRTAVTSARAASGTAVTVSPNDVKKFVTTRVISDITNGVRLLRTNVPILVYIVKSTLSSFQSADQYLVGLVQEAMQREQDVIALGVSNTADVNASVTTVTQSLTTELNGPYSRLTQLYRTKLQVTVEANATFKAMVDGWLNDTAPLFDNVDIGGKLETIYSTYVQQVLALDDDLAAFYGSSMCSLVYHLLQSLIENGPYAQFCFSKYGQKVFNFFVLHATDVEDCYRLQMTRLDKLVPALLNIVKLMVHDIDDFAVHVERCTQFKNLQNCVPYLGAEYKTLLGYTAKKRDYLYRLATKETNGSYYRLAGCYHNGEHIMLLNAEEMKIEIDKCKLNGPTVV comes from the exons ATGCCACTGCTCCGCACACACAACATGCTGCATCCTCGCAGGTCCTGCGCTTTCAAAGCGATCCTTTTCTGCTGGCTGTTTCTCGGT GTCGGGCGAGCGGACCCCCTACCGGACTTTGCCATCAATGCCGTGATATCGGGCAGCAGCACCGTTTCGTCGATTGCGCTCGAAACGAAAGCCTTTTTTGTGGATGTGGCCGGCCCGACGGTACTGCTGCAGTCAGGCTACACCCGTATCGAACGCGCCCTGGCAGCACTGACCAGCATCGCCGGGCAGCTGTCGACGACCGGCGTTACCCTTACGCAGGCAATATCCACCATGTCGCTCAACAAAAACGGCCCCATCGCAACCTATTTCGATCCGATCAGCGCGGCGATCACGAAGCTGCAACGGCTCATCACCACCGATCTGACCGGGCAGCTGACCAACCTTACCGCCGAGATCGACCACTACGTGAAGGACAATTTTTTGGACAGCTTCAAAGCGCTGGGACCGACGCTGGTCACACTGTCGCAAGCGGTGACCAACCTGCGGACGGCCGTCACCAGTGCCCGGGCCGCCTCCGGTACCGCCGTGACCGTGTCGCCCAATGACGTGAAGAAGTTCGTTACGACGCGCGTCATATCCGACATCACCAACGGCGTCCGGTTGCTGCGCACGAACGTGCCGATTCTGGTGTACATCGTCAAGTCCACGCTCAGCTCGTTCCAGTCGGCGGACCAGTACCTGGTCGGGCTGGTCCAGGAGGCGATGCAGCGCGAACAGGACGTGATCGCGCTCGGCGTCAGCAACACGGCCGATGTGAACGCTTCCGTCACGACGGTGACGCAAAGCTTGACCACCGAACTGAACGGCCCGTACAGCAGGCTTACCCAGCTGTACCGGACCAAGCTGCAGGTGACCGTGGAAGCGAATGCCACCTTCAAAGCCATGGTCGATGGATGGCTGAACGATACGGCACCGCTGTTCGATAATGTGGATATTGGTGGCAAGCTCGAAACCATCTACTCCACGTACGTCCAGCAAGTGCTGGCGCTCGACGACGATCTGGCCGCCTTTTACGGCTCCAGCATGTGCAGTCTGGTGTACCATCTGCTGCAATCGCTCATCGAAAACGGTCCCTACGCACAGTTCTGCTTCAGCAAGTACGGCCAAAAGGTGTTCAACTTTTTCGTCCTGCACGCTACCGACGTCGAGGACTGCTATCGGTTGCAGATGACCCGGCTGGATAAGCTGGTGCCCGCGCTGCTCAACATCGTCAAGCTGATGGTGCACGACATTGACGATTTTGCCGTGCATGTCGAGCGCTGCACTCAGTTCAAGAACCTGCAGAACTGTGTCCCCTAC CTGGGAGCGGAGTACAAAACGCTCCTCGGATACACGGCCAAAAAGCGGGACTACCTGTACCGGCTGGCGACGAAGGAAACCAACGGCAGCTACTATCGGCTGGCTGGATGCTACCACAATGGCGAGCATATTATGCTGCTCAATGCCGAGGAGATGAAGATCGAAATCGATAAATGTAAACTTAATGGACCGACAGTTGTGTAG
- the LOC125907558 gene encoding uncharacterized protein LOC125907558 codes for MRICTIFAALLTLQSVAYGRPRADFGIAQSVPNSGKVLERALEALQSFSDLDNGGTVNIKSGYELLIQVANMVTSIATKLSHTGTALMDTIVTLANDEAGPVAGVFGQVNAALAELEQLINGGLKVELSTLDSRLGPALGNQFRDGFRGITTALKKLSTVLAELQAAIEAAQKAAGGGPVTALHVRTFVPITLTNRLLTALAQLRSALPVVSFVIKRTVG; via the exons ATGAGAATTTGCACCatttttgcagcactgctcaCCCTGCAG TCGGTGGCTTATGGTCGCCCGCGGGCGGACTTTGGCATTGCGCAGAGCGTGCCGAACAGTGGCAAAGTGCTCGAACGGGCGCTCGAGGCGCTGCAATCGTTCAGCGACCTGGACAATGGCGGCACCGTCAACATCAAGTCGGGCTACGAGCTGCTCATCCAGGTCGCCAATATGGTCACCTCGATCGCCACCAAACTGTCCCACACCGGTACCGCCCTCATGGACACGATTGTGACGCTGGCCAACGACGAGGCAGGACCCGTAGCGGGTGTGTTCGGTCAAGTGAACGCTGCCCTGGCCGAACTGGAGCAGCTGATCAACGGCGGTCTGAAGGTGGAACTGAGCACACTCGACAGTAGATTGGGCCCGGCGCTTGGCAACCAGTTCCGGGATGGGTTCCGGGGCATTACCACGGCGCTGAAGAAATTGTCAACCGTGCTGGCCGAACTGCAGGCGGCCATTGAGGCCGCCCAGAAGGCAGCGGGCGGTGGACCGGTGACGGCGCTGCATGTCCGAACCTTCGTTCCGATTACACTGACCAACCGGCTGCTGACCGCGCTGGCTCAGCTGCGCTCGGCCCTGCCGGTGGTTTCGTTTGTGATCAAGCGAACGGTGGGCTGA
- the LOC120958952 gene encoding uncharacterized protein LOC120958952 translates to MGTICALVLSLLCILQNVTGRPDFGLKGEVVGSIFVANRSTALSVGIGTLSDYKILLGSQYQVLYGMRDAFYSVADNFTKPGAEITDQLAYLASNRSVLVDFQTTLAAIASLQTVLTTGYTQEYVTLQPRNQSFITDRLTDSFAYINQTLVQLDKTLRQLQTTAAKAQQEAGSNGQTIDMKIVREFISPRLINTLLNTVDRLPGAISPLIYSVHSPLAKLDKADSYISTAKGDIESALLQAHQEVVNFNGQIRQLKQETNDVIATISTAYRDQQTLSVDLLPKLKASINYQYELKMALDTFVDVASVPSIEEKTGLLNQTIAYYVSNSTTYDDDLVTVYGDRICPAMRAVVQVLIASGPYAAYCYSKYSHRVVDLAIHNFYDIGECYQLELNRLYSVSRLISNLISLATFNFADLFDNLSVCAAIQPCPGDCDPCVDTLGRFLDTLALLMEEKYDLILQIVPYEAKASLQRVKSCTAFSKYKLIADAHDLIKEVYDCEVKGYK, encoded by the exons ATGGGAACCATCTGTGCATTGGTGTTGTCGCTCCTGTGCATTCTACAG AATGTCACCGGACGACCCGATTTTGGACTGAAAGGAGAAGTTGTGGGCAGCATTTTTGTAGCAAACAGGTCCACTGCCCTATCCGTCGGCATTGGAACGCTCAGTGACTATAAAATCCTGCTCGGCTCACAGTACCAGGTGCTTTACGGTATGCGCGATGCGTTCTATTCCGTCGCCGATAACTTCACGAAACCTGGAGCGGAGATAACGGACCAGCTGGCCTACCTAGCGAGCAACCGTTCGGTTCTGGTGGACTTCCAGACTACCCTCGCGGCCATAGCCAGCCTGCAAACCGTGCTCACTACCGGCTACACGCAAGAGTACGTCACGCTGCAGCCTCGTAACCAATCGTTCATAACCGACCGGCTGACGGACAGCTTCGCCTACATCAACCAAACGTTGGTACAGCTGGACAAAACGCTACGCCAGCTCCAAACGACGGCGGCCAAAGCCCAGCAAGAGGCAGGCAGCAACGGACAAACAATTGATATGAAGATAGTACGGGAATTCATTAGTCCACGGCTGATAAACACACTGCTGAACACCGTCGATCGATTACCGGGTGCCATCTCGCCCCTCATCTACTCCGTGCACAGTCCGTTGGCGAAGCTCGATAAAGCGGATTCGTACATCAGCACGGCCAAGGGTGACATTGAATCGGCCCTGCTGCAAGCGCACCAAGAGGTGGTCAACTTTAACGGCCAGATACGCCAGCTCAAGCAGGAAACGAACGATGTGATAGCCACGATTTCCACCGCCTACCGAGACCAGCAGACACTGTCCGTCGATCTACTGCCGAAGCTGAAGGCCTCCATCAACTACCAGTACGAGCTGAAGATGGCGCTGGATACGTTTGTTGACGTCGCGTCAGTTCCCTCGATCGAGGAGAAAACGGGACTGCTGAATCAAACCATTGCGTATTACGTGTCCAACTCGACCACGTACGATGACGATCTGGTGACCGTGTACGGCGATCGGATCTGCCCGGCGATGCGGGCCGTCGTGCAGGTCCTGATCGCGAGCGGACCGTACGCGGCCTACTGCTACAGCAAATACTCACACCGCGTGGTGGATCTGGCGATCCACAACTTCTACGACATCGGCGAGTGCTACCAGCTCGAGCTGAACCGGCTCTACTCGGTCAGCCGGCTCATCTCGAACCTGATCAGCCTGGCGACGTTCAACTTTGCCGATCTGTTCGACAATCTTAGCGTTTGCGCTGCCATACAGCCCTGCCCGGGTGATTGCGATCCTTGCGTTGACACG CTCGGAAGGTTCCTCGACACATTGGCACTCCTGATGGAGGAGAAGTACGACCTGATACTGCAGATCGTGCCGTACGAGGCGAAGGCAAGCCTACAGCGGGTCAAATCTTGTACCGCGTTCAGCAAGTACAAGCTGATTGCCGATGCGCACGATCTAATCAAGGAGGTGTACGATTGTGAGGTGAAGGGATATAAATAG